The Halictus rubicundus isolate RS-2024b chromosome 3, iyHalRubi1_principal, whole genome shotgun sequence genome includes a region encoding these proteins:
- the Otopla gene encoding proton channel otopetrin-like a isoform X6, translating to MESAMVGGGDCKVATVEVEAAAADNTATLPVTRPLNPQSSSPNAQDNAEKNNAANKEMELKNVRSTPAKKTSLFIIMSFIYAKLLVVVCIAYVISEVVTHKLPLYYYEGFFTYLYGVSILFLLYVFCFLLQESAWCARGSDTPPPPPRPPKPIKEPKEKNKKKDKKDKEQKTPKTKKEYQEILIQDAADVEAGVATRALRKRKTSQNDQSHGSFFLRIGAIAFGLGTMVYNGLEFGTFFEVPPTSPCYQILQGVNPLLQMIFTFMQMYFIFMNSRLNIHRFKVIARFGLMHVVATNLCVWIRTLVLESIKEITKHHQKIGQFEAGILESIKQHSMRNAGAILGTAPRDVAFLREASLTATRASTSAASTVASTTVAPLGRVMTARAVARAVTIPTTTTTTGWNPPPTMMASTSAPLPNLTTTAATTLSTLLTTLTPKTTTEERTTTTTTTTTTPSTTTTSTTTTTPSTTFSSALMDLFNAPQADSKEQVHQIFDMNNHTNSSEYWSPNFGVIAEALTDEEIASNSCGRVNIMGTIVQDAEPYLFPFIIEYSLIGAAVIYVMWKHIGRHPRWPHQVEADLERRLEAMLSRRAVALAHAGHTRVDCVGASKGLFFGLLLLVGSLICLILFFVLIHHPDFGLIAIYLADVSHCVLMVLSIIAIIVGFIRVQSLKFKAEEQSDLNDILLRVSGFGLFIYAVFSVIAGSLAAFTHEPNLLVMLTGLLSVAHVILQMLFIADVSRRRVHLPEHDRSKPGRQVVTFLLICNLTMWVIYTFESQKVMANPVQLDFYGFLAWAIVQRVTLPLCIFHRFHSAVTFAEIWKTSYKARLE from the exons GACGTCGCTGTTCATTATCATGAGCTTCATCTACGCGAAGCTGCTGGTGGTCGTGTGCATCGCTTACGTGATCAGCGAGGTGGTCACGCACAAGCTGCCTCTATACTACTACGAGGGATTCTTCACGTATCTGTACGGGGTTAGCATCCTGTTCCTGCTTTACGTGTTCTGCTTCCTGCTGCAAGAGAGCGCTTGGTGTGCTAGGGGTAGCGATACCCCACCACCACCACCTAGGCCACCGAAGCCTATTAAAGAACCCAaagagaagaacaagaagaaggacAAGAAGGATAAGGAGCAGAAGACTCCGAAGACCAAGAAGGAATACCAG GAAATACTGATTCAGGACGCGGCGGACGTCGAAGCTGGAGTGGCTACTCGCGCGCTGAGGAAGCGGAAGACGTCGCAGAATGATCAAAGTCATGGCAGCTTCTTCCTTCGAATCGGAGCTATCG CTTTCGGATTGGGGACCATGGTGTACAACGGTCTGGAGTTCGGCACCTTCTTCGAGGTGCCGCCCACGTCACCGTGCTATCAGATCCTCCAGGGCGTCAACCCGCTACTCCAGATGATCTTCACTTTCATGCAAATGTATTTCATCTTCATGAACTCGAGG CTGAACATCCACCGCTTCAAAGTGATCGCGCGTTTCGGCCTGATGCATGTGGTCGCCACCAACCTGTGCGTCTGGATCCGCACGCTCGTGCTCGAGAGCATCAAGGAAATCACCAAGCATCATCAGAAAATAGGACAGTTCGAGGCCGGCATCCTTG agAGCATCAAGCAGCACTCGATGCGAAACGCAGGTGCAATTCTGGGCACTGCACCCAGAGATGTTGCATTTTTGCGCGAGGCTTCGTTGACCGCCaccagggcgtcgacctcggCTGCATCGACGGTCGCCAGCACGACCGTTGCTCCATTAGGTCGTGTGATGACAGCAAGGGCGGTCGCCAGGGCCGTGACAATACCGACGACAACCACCACCACAGGATGGAACCCTCCACCTACGATGATGGCCTCCACCTCCGCACCCTTGCCTAATTTGACGACCACCGCTGCAACCACCTTGTCCACTCTCTTGACAACCCTCACGCCGAAAACCACCACCGAAGAGAGGACCACTACCACCACGACCACCACTACCACTCccagcaccaccaccaccagcactaccaccaccacccctTCGACTACCTTCTCCTCAGCCCTGATGGATCTGTTTAATGCACCGCAGGCTGACAGCAAAGAACAG GTTCACCAGATCTTCGACATGAACAATCACACAAACAGCAGCGAATACTGGAGCCCTAACTTCGGCGTCATCGCGGAGGCGTTGACAGACGAAGAAATCGCTTCGAACTCGTGCGGTCGCGTGAACATTATGGGAACCATCGTCCAAGACGCAGAACCATACCTGTTCCCCTTCATAATCGAGTACAGTCTGATCGGAGCTGCGGTGATTTATGTGATGTGGAAGCATATTGGCCGGCATCCTCGTTGGCCCCACCAGGTGGAGGCTGATCTTGAACGCCGCCTGGAGGCTATGCTGTCTCGGAGAGCCGTCGCTTTGGCTCATGCAG GTCACACAAGGGTGGACTGTGTAGGAGCAAGCAAAGGACTATTCTTCGGCCTGCTGCTGCTGGTCGGTTCTCTGATCTGCTTGATTCTCTTCTTCGTGCTGATCCACCACCCAGACTTCGGTCTGATCGCGATATACCTGGCGGACGTGTCGCACTGCGTGCTGATGGTGCTCTCGATCATCGCCATAATCGTGGGCTTCATACGCGTGCAGAGCCTGAAGTTCAAGGCGGAGGAGCAGAGCGACCTGAACGACATCTTGCTTCGTGTCTCCGGATTCGGGCTGTTCATCTATGCCGTGTTCAGCGTGATCGCTGGATCGTTGGCGGCGTTCACGCACGAGCCTAACCTGCTGGTGATGTTGACGGGTCTGTTGTCCGTCGCCCACGTGATCCTGCAGATGCTGTTCATCGCGGACGTGTCCCGCAGGAGGGTCCACCTGCCGGAGCACGATCGCAGCAAGCCTGGACGGCAGGTGGTCACCTTTTTGCTGATCTGCAACCTGACCATGTGGGTGATCTACACGTTCGAGTCGCAGAAGGTGATGGCGAACCCGGTCCAGCTCGACTTCTACGGGTTCCTCGCTTGGGCCATCGTGCAGAGGGTCACCCTGCCGCTCTGCATCTTCCACAGGTTCCACAGCGCAGTCACGTTCGCGGAAATATGGAAGACCAGCTACAAGGCGCGCCTCGAGTAA
- the Otopla gene encoding proton channel otopetrin-like a isoform X7 has protein sequence MESAMVGGGDCKVATVEVEAAAADNTATLPVTRPLNPQSSSPNAQDNAEKNNAANKEMELKNVRSTPAKKTSLFIIMSFIYAKLLVVVCIAYVISEVVTHKLPLYYYEGFFTYLYGVSILFLLYVFCFLLQESAWCARGSDTPPPPPRPPKPIKEPKEKNKKKDKKDKEQKTPKTKKEYQDAADVEAGVATRALRKRKTSQNDQSHGSFFLRIGAIAFGLGTMVYNGLEFGTFFEVPPTSPCYQILQGVNPLLQMIFTFMQMYFIFMNSRLNIHRFKVIARFGLMHVVATNLCVWIRTLVLESIKEITKHHQKIGQFEAGILESIKQHSMRNAGAILGTAPRDVAFLREASLTATRASTSAASTVASTTVAPLGRVMTARAVARAVTIPTTTTTTGWNPPPTMMASTSAPLPNLTTTAATTLSTLLTTLTPKTTTEERTTTTTTTTTTPSTTTTSTTTTTPSTTFSSALMDLFNAPQADSKEQVHQIFDMNNHTNSSEYWSPNFGVIAEALTDEEIASNSCGRVNIMGTIVQDAEPYLFPFIIEYSLIGAAVIYVMWKHIGRHPRWPHQVEADLERRLEAMLSRRAVALAHAGHTRVDCVGASKGLFFGLLLLVGSLICLILFFVLIHHPDFGLIAIYLADVSHCVLMVLSIIAIIVGFIRVQSLKFKAEEQSDLNDILLRVSGFGLFIYAVFSVIAGSLAAFTHEPNLLVMLTGLLSVAHVILQMLFIADVSRRRVHLPEHDRSKPGRQVVTFLLICNLTMWVIYTFESQKVMANPVQLDFYGFLAWAIVQRVTLPLCIFHRFHSAVTFAEIWKTSYKARLE, from the exons GACGTCGCTGTTCATTATCATGAGCTTCATCTACGCGAAGCTGCTGGTGGTCGTGTGCATCGCTTACGTGATCAGCGAGGTGGTCACGCACAAGCTGCCTCTATACTACTACGAGGGATTCTTCACGTATCTGTACGGGGTTAGCATCCTGTTCCTGCTTTACGTGTTCTGCTTCCTGCTGCAAGAGAGCGCTTGGTGTGCTAGGGGTAGCGATACCCCACCACCACCACCTAGGCCACCGAAGCCTATTAAAGAACCCAaagagaagaacaagaagaaggacAAGAAGGATAAGGAGCAGAAGACTCCGAAGACCAAGAAGGAATACCAG GACGCGGCGGACGTCGAAGCTGGAGTGGCTACTCGCGCGCTGAGGAAGCGGAAGACGTCGCAGAATGATCAAAGTCATGGCAGCTTCTTCCTTCGAATCGGAGCTATCG CTTTCGGATTGGGGACCATGGTGTACAACGGTCTGGAGTTCGGCACCTTCTTCGAGGTGCCGCCCACGTCACCGTGCTATCAGATCCTCCAGGGCGTCAACCCGCTACTCCAGATGATCTTCACTTTCATGCAAATGTATTTCATCTTCATGAACTCGAGG CTGAACATCCACCGCTTCAAAGTGATCGCGCGTTTCGGCCTGATGCATGTGGTCGCCACCAACCTGTGCGTCTGGATCCGCACGCTCGTGCTCGAGAGCATCAAGGAAATCACCAAGCATCATCAGAAAATAGGACAGTTCGAGGCCGGCATCCTTG agAGCATCAAGCAGCACTCGATGCGAAACGCAGGTGCAATTCTGGGCACTGCACCCAGAGATGTTGCATTTTTGCGCGAGGCTTCGTTGACCGCCaccagggcgtcgacctcggCTGCATCGACGGTCGCCAGCACGACCGTTGCTCCATTAGGTCGTGTGATGACAGCAAGGGCGGTCGCCAGGGCCGTGACAATACCGACGACAACCACCACCACAGGATGGAACCCTCCACCTACGATGATGGCCTCCACCTCCGCACCCTTGCCTAATTTGACGACCACCGCTGCAACCACCTTGTCCACTCTCTTGACAACCCTCACGCCGAAAACCACCACCGAAGAGAGGACCACTACCACCACGACCACCACTACCACTCccagcaccaccaccaccagcactaccaccaccacccctTCGACTACCTTCTCCTCAGCCCTGATGGATCTGTTTAATGCACCGCAGGCTGACAGCAAAGAACAG GTTCACCAGATCTTCGACATGAACAATCACACAAACAGCAGCGAATACTGGAGCCCTAACTTCGGCGTCATCGCGGAGGCGTTGACAGACGAAGAAATCGCTTCGAACTCGTGCGGTCGCGTGAACATTATGGGAACCATCGTCCAAGACGCAGAACCATACCTGTTCCCCTTCATAATCGAGTACAGTCTGATCGGAGCTGCGGTGATTTATGTGATGTGGAAGCATATTGGCCGGCATCCTCGTTGGCCCCACCAGGTGGAGGCTGATCTTGAACGCCGCCTGGAGGCTATGCTGTCTCGGAGAGCCGTCGCTTTGGCTCATGCAG GTCACACAAGGGTGGACTGTGTAGGAGCAAGCAAAGGACTATTCTTCGGCCTGCTGCTGCTGGTCGGTTCTCTGATCTGCTTGATTCTCTTCTTCGTGCTGATCCACCACCCAGACTTCGGTCTGATCGCGATATACCTGGCGGACGTGTCGCACTGCGTGCTGATGGTGCTCTCGATCATCGCCATAATCGTGGGCTTCATACGCGTGCAGAGCCTGAAGTTCAAGGCGGAGGAGCAGAGCGACCTGAACGACATCTTGCTTCGTGTCTCCGGATTCGGGCTGTTCATCTATGCCGTGTTCAGCGTGATCGCTGGATCGTTGGCGGCGTTCACGCACGAGCCTAACCTGCTGGTGATGTTGACGGGTCTGTTGTCCGTCGCCCACGTGATCCTGCAGATGCTGTTCATCGCGGACGTGTCCCGCAGGAGGGTCCACCTGCCGGAGCACGATCGCAGCAAGCCTGGACGGCAGGTGGTCACCTTTTTGCTGATCTGCAACCTGACCATGTGGGTGATCTACACGTTCGAGTCGCAGAAGGTGATGGCGAACCCGGTCCAGCTCGACTTCTACGGGTTCCTCGCTTGGGCCATCGTGCAGAGGGTCACCCTGCCGCTCTGCATCTTCCACAGGTTCCACAGCGCAGTCACGTTCGCGGAAATATGGAAGACCAGCTACAAGGCGCGCCTCGAGTAA
- the Otopla gene encoding proton channel otopetrin-like a isoform X8 yields MEVEIVPFMENNANGGGNAMRRGSRVQIVRKSRTSLFIIMSFIYAKLLVVVCIAYVISEVVTHKLPLYYYEGFFTYLYGVSILFLLYVFCFLLQESAWCARGSDTPPPPPRPPKPIKEPKEKNKKKDKKDKEQKTPKTKKEYQEILIQDAADVEAGVATRALRKRKTSQNDQSHGSFFLRIGAIAFGLGTMVYNGLEFGTFFEVPPTSPCYQILQGVNPLLQMIFTFMQMYFIFMNSRLNIHRFKVIARFGLMHVVATNLCVWIRTLVLESIKEITKHHQKIGQFEAGILESIKQHSMRNAGAILGTAPRDVAFLREASLTATRASTSAASTVASTTVAPLGRVMTARAVARAVTIPTTTTTTGWNPPPTMMASTSAPLPNLTTTAATTLSTLLTTLTPKTTTEERTTTTTTTTTTPSTTTTSTTTTTPSTTFSSALMDLFNAPQADSKEQVHQIFDMNNHTNSSEYWSPNFGVIAEALTDEEIASNSCGRVNIMGTIVQDAEPYLFPFIIEYSLIGAAVIYVMWKHIGRHPRWPHQVEADLERRLEAMLSRRAVALAHAGHTRVDCVGASKGLFFGLLLLVGSLICLILFFVLIHHPDFGLIAIYLADVSHCVLMVLSIIAIIVGFIRVQSLKFKAEEQSDLNDILLRVSGFGLFIYAVFSVIAGSLAAFTHEPNLLVMLTGLLSVAHVILQMLFIADVSRRRVHLPEHDRSKPGRQVVTFLLICNLTMWVIYTFESQKVMANPVQLDFYGFLAWAIVQRVTLPLCIFHRFHSAVTFAEIWKTSYKARLE; encoded by the exons ATGGAGGTGGAGATCGTGCCGTTCATGGAGAACAACGCGAACGGGGGTGGGAATGCGATGAGGCGAGGGAGCAGGGTGCAAATCGTGAGGAAGTCACG GACGTCGCTGTTCATTATCATGAGCTTCATCTACGCGAAGCTGCTGGTGGTCGTGTGCATCGCTTACGTGATCAGCGAGGTGGTCACGCACAAGCTGCCTCTATACTACTACGAGGGATTCTTCACGTATCTGTACGGGGTTAGCATCCTGTTCCTGCTTTACGTGTTCTGCTTCCTGCTGCAAGAGAGCGCTTGGTGTGCTAGGGGTAGCGATACCCCACCACCACCACCTAGGCCACCGAAGCCTATTAAAGAACCCAaagagaagaacaagaagaaggacAAGAAGGATAAGGAGCAGAAGACTCCGAAGACCAAGAAGGAATACCAG GAAATACTGATTCAGGACGCGGCGGACGTCGAAGCTGGAGTGGCTACTCGCGCGCTGAGGAAGCGGAAGACGTCGCAGAATGATCAAAGTCATGGCAGCTTCTTCCTTCGAATCGGAGCTATCG CTTTCGGATTGGGGACCATGGTGTACAACGGTCTGGAGTTCGGCACCTTCTTCGAGGTGCCGCCCACGTCACCGTGCTATCAGATCCTCCAGGGCGTCAACCCGCTACTCCAGATGATCTTCACTTTCATGCAAATGTATTTCATCTTCATGAACTCGAGG CTGAACATCCACCGCTTCAAAGTGATCGCGCGTTTCGGCCTGATGCATGTGGTCGCCACCAACCTGTGCGTCTGGATCCGCACGCTCGTGCTCGAGAGCATCAAGGAAATCACCAAGCATCATCAGAAAATAGGACAGTTCGAGGCCGGCATCCTTG agAGCATCAAGCAGCACTCGATGCGAAACGCAGGTGCAATTCTGGGCACTGCACCCAGAGATGTTGCATTTTTGCGCGAGGCTTCGTTGACCGCCaccagggcgtcgacctcggCTGCATCGACGGTCGCCAGCACGACCGTTGCTCCATTAGGTCGTGTGATGACAGCAAGGGCGGTCGCCAGGGCCGTGACAATACCGACGACAACCACCACCACAGGATGGAACCCTCCACCTACGATGATGGCCTCCACCTCCGCACCCTTGCCTAATTTGACGACCACCGCTGCAACCACCTTGTCCACTCTCTTGACAACCCTCACGCCGAAAACCACCACCGAAGAGAGGACCACTACCACCACGACCACCACTACCACTCccagcaccaccaccaccagcactaccaccaccacccctTCGACTACCTTCTCCTCAGCCCTGATGGATCTGTTTAATGCACCGCAGGCTGACAGCAAAGAACAG GTTCACCAGATCTTCGACATGAACAATCACACAAACAGCAGCGAATACTGGAGCCCTAACTTCGGCGTCATCGCGGAGGCGTTGACAGACGAAGAAATCGCTTCGAACTCGTGCGGTCGCGTGAACATTATGGGAACCATCGTCCAAGACGCAGAACCATACCTGTTCCCCTTCATAATCGAGTACAGTCTGATCGGAGCTGCGGTGATTTATGTGATGTGGAAGCATATTGGCCGGCATCCTCGTTGGCCCCACCAGGTGGAGGCTGATCTTGAACGCCGCCTGGAGGCTATGCTGTCTCGGAGAGCCGTCGCTTTGGCTCATGCAG GTCACACAAGGGTGGACTGTGTAGGAGCAAGCAAAGGACTATTCTTCGGCCTGCTGCTGCTGGTCGGTTCTCTGATCTGCTTGATTCTCTTCTTCGTGCTGATCCACCACCCAGACTTCGGTCTGATCGCGATATACCTGGCGGACGTGTCGCACTGCGTGCTGATGGTGCTCTCGATCATCGCCATAATCGTGGGCTTCATACGCGTGCAGAGCCTGAAGTTCAAGGCGGAGGAGCAGAGCGACCTGAACGACATCTTGCTTCGTGTCTCCGGATTCGGGCTGTTCATCTATGCCGTGTTCAGCGTGATCGCTGGATCGTTGGCGGCGTTCACGCACGAGCCTAACCTGCTGGTGATGTTGACGGGTCTGTTGTCCGTCGCCCACGTGATCCTGCAGATGCTGTTCATCGCGGACGTGTCCCGCAGGAGGGTCCACCTGCCGGAGCACGATCGCAGCAAGCCTGGACGGCAGGTGGTCACCTTTTTGCTGATCTGCAACCTGACCATGTGGGTGATCTACACGTTCGAGTCGCAGAAGGTGATGGCGAACCCGGTCCAGCTCGACTTCTACGGGTTCCTCGCTTGGGCCATCGTGCAGAGGGTCACCCTGCCGCTCTGCATCTTCCACAGGTTCCACAGCGCAGTCACGTTCGCGGAAATATGGAAGACCAGCTACAAGGCGCGCCTCGAGTAA